The proteins below come from a single Malus domestica chromosome 03, GDT2T_hap1 genomic window:
- the LOC103448103 gene encoding uncharacterized protein has translation MAAPSELLCYRGTTTSPSLSKTLSLLSSPFPIPKYFSRDLRTPSLSLHTSLHTLPCFVSRLPANEFNISSTADDQQQQEGDGEEEEELVDESDGGGGELLTADVDDLEEDARYLVEEFSSSLSTQLRIEDDKDDQEKVGRKQRNQKSTVKTIPDHLLPRVAIVGRPNVGKSALFNRLVSGNKAIVVDEPGVTRDRLYGRSFWGDHEFMVVDTGGVLTVSKSQANVMEELAISTTIGMDGIPLASREAAVARMPSMIEKQATAAVEESSVIIFLVDGQAGLTAADEEISDWLRKNFSDKYIILAVNKCESPRKGIMQASEFWSLGFSPLPISAISGTGTGELLDLVCSGLKKNEDPEDFAEQEEYVPAIAIVGRPNVGKSSILNALVGEDRTIVSPVSGTTRDAIDMEFTGPDGQKFKLIDTAGIRRRAVVASSGSMTEALSVNRAFRAIRRSDVVALVIEALACITEQDCKIAERIEREGKGCLIVVNKWDTIPNKNQQTATYYEQDVREKLRILGWAPIVYSTAIAGQSVDKIIDAASTVEKERSRRLSTSVVNQVVQEALAFKSPPRTRGGKRGRIYYCTQAAIRPPTFVFFVNDSKLFPETYRRYMEKQLRSDAGFLGTPIRLLWSNRRKTEKEEGKAATRAQANLVPRDRKLELAT, from the exons ATGGCAGCCCCCTCGGAGCTCTTGTGCTACAGAGGAACCACcacttctccctctctctccaaaactctctctctcctctcttcccCATTTCCAATTCCCAAATATTTCTCTCGCGATCTCCGCACTCCTTCCCTTTCTCTCCACACTTCTCTTCACACTCTTCCTTGCTTCGTTTCCCGCCTCCCTGCCAACGAATTCAATATCTCCTCCACAGCAGATgaccaacaacaacaagaagGCGATGgcgaagaggaggaggagctcGTTGACGAGTCCGACGGCGGCGGCGGCGAGTTATTGACGGCCGACGTCGACGACCTGGAAGAAGACGCTCGATACTTAGTTGAAGAGTTCTCTTCCTCTTTGTCCACCCAACTCAGAATTG AAGATGACAAAGATGACCAAGAAAAAGTTGGTCGAAAGCAGAGGAATCAGAAGAGTACAGTTAAAACT ATCCCTGACCATCTTCTTCCAAGGGTTGCAATTGTTGGAAGACCGAATGTTGGCAAATCAGCATTATTTAATCGTCTTGTCTCG GGGAACAAGGCAATTGTAGTGGATGAGCCAGGGGTTACTAGGGATCGCCTGTATGGTAGATCCTTTTGGGGTGACCATGAATTTATGGTGGTGGATACTGGTGGTGTACTTACAGTTTCAAAGTCCCAGGCTAATGTCATGGAAGAATTAGCTATTTCAACAACCATTGGTATGGATGGAATCCCACTTGCCTCAAGGGAGGCAGCTGTTGCTAGGATGCCCTCAATGATAGAGAAACAAGCTACTGCAGCTGTTGAAGAATCATCTGTCATTATATTCCTCGTTGATGGCCAG GCAGGTCTAACTGCAGCAGATGAGGAAATTTCAGATTGGCTACGTAAAAACTTCTCAGATAAGTACATCATTCTTGCAGTTAACAAGTGTGAATCTCCACGTAAAGGGATCATGCAAGCATCAGAATTTTGGTCATTGGG GTTTTCACCACTTCCTATATCTGCTATATCTGGAACTGGAACTGGAGAGCTTCTTGATCTTGTGTGTTCAGGGCTGAAAAAGAATGAG GACCCGGAGGATTTTGCTGAACAGGAAGAGTATGTTCCTGCAATTGCAATTGTTGGCCGACCAAATGTTGGTAAAAGTAGCATTTTGAATGCATTGGTTGGAGAGGACAGGACAATTGTTAGCCCAGTCAGTGGAACAACCCGTGATGCTATTGATATGGAATTTACTGGACCAGATGGACAG AAATTCAAACTAATTGATACTGCTGGAATCAGAAGAAGAGCCGTCGTTGCTTCATCAGGTAGCATGACAGAGGCTTTATCAGTAAATCGAGCATTTCGTGCCATTCGTCGTTCTGATGTTGTGGCTCTTGTCATTGAGGCCCTGGCTTGTATCACAGAACAG GATTGCAAGATTGCTGAGAggatagaaagagaaggcaaagGTTGCCTGATAGTTGTAAACAAATGGGATACCATACCAAATAAAAACCAGCAGACTGCGACATACTATGAGCAGGATGTTAGGGAGAAGCTTCGTATCCTTGGCTGGGCACCTATTGTATATTCAACTGCAATAGCTGGTCAGAGTGTTGATAA GATTATTGATGCTGCTAGCACAGTTGAGAAAGAAAGATCAAGAAGGCTTAGTACTTCTGTAGTAAACCAAGTGGTCCAGGAAGCACTAGCTTTTAAATCACCACCGAGGACACGAGGTGGCAAAAGAGGCCGCATTTATTACTGCACTCAG GCAGCTATAAGGCCACCAACATTTGTGTTCTTTGTCAATGATTCAAAACTTTTCCCCGAGACATACCGGCGTTATATGGAGAAGCAACTCCGTTCAGATGCTGGGTTTTTAGGCACTCCAATTAGGCTTCTATGGTCTAACaggagaaaaacagaaaaagaggAAG GAAAAGCTGCAACGCGAGCACAGGCAAATCTTGTGCCACGTGACCGAAAATTGGAGTTAGCTACATGA
- the LOC103456394 gene encoding origin of replication complex subunit 1A-like, with translation MADTPKRVLQSPKKSKRSNSKPPPPLTPTTPRTPTPRRSARRASLQAGSATSQKLFEDSPKKDATPQHELRNDSGKTRRKGGNAGTAKTPKSAEKGKMWKDKEEADLTEVEISISPVTPGQSEIKKRKREQKSTVVTRSRASKNVNFEESKSVKSVPKRRVYYKKVVYDGGEFEVGDNVYVRRREDASSDEDLDEVEECRVCFKSGKVLMIECDDCLGGFHLKCLKPPLKDVPEGDWICGFCEARKLGKKVQLPTPPEGKKLVRTLRERLLSSDLWAAHIESIWKEVDGSYWCRVRWYIIPEETATGRQPHNLRREIYRTNDFADIEMESILRHCFVMNPKEYAKASNEGDDVFLCEYEYDIHWHSFKRLAEVDDGEGDDDEAGSDEDWKVGKDLDFDSEDMDYDEESIKSILAKPFRAHELAANSQKGRFFGLQKIGMKKIPEHVRCHKQTDLEIAKAALLLSSLPKSLPCRDKEMLEITAFIKDSISDDKCLGRCLYIHGVPGTGKTMSVLAVMKNLRSEVDAGSIRPYCFVEINGLKLASPENIYRVIYEALSGHRVGWKKALHLLNERFSEGKKIGKEDDKPCILLIDELDLLLTRNQSVLYNILDWPTKPHSKLVVIGIANTMDLPEKLLPRISSRMGIQRLCFGPYNYQQLQEIVSSRLKGINAFKQQAIEFASRKVAAISGDARRALEICRRAAEITDYRLKKLASTPNDASEGKTLVGMAEVEAAIQEMFQAPHIQVMKTCSKLSKVFLTAMVYELYKTGMGETTFEKLAMTVSCLCTSNGEAFPGHDTLLKIGCKLGECRIILCESGAKHRLQKLQLNFPSDDVAFALKDNKELPWLAKYL, from the exons ATGGCAGACACTCCGAAGAGGGTCCTGCAGTCCCCCAAGAAATCCAAGCGTTCCAATTCCAAGCCACCGCCGCCTCTAACTCCCACAACTCCACGAACCCCTACTCCCCGCCGGTCGGCTCGCCGGGCCTCGCTGCAGGCCGGTTCCGCCACTTCCCAGAAGCTATTTGAAGATTCGCCGAAGAAAGACGCGACGCCTCAACACGAATTGCGAAATGATTCGGGCAAAACACGAAGAAAAGGGGGAAATGCGGGAACTGCAAAAACCCCAAAATCTGCTGAGAAGGGCAAGATGTGGAAGGATAAAGAGGAGGCAGATTTGACCGAGGTTGAAATTTCAATATCTCCTGTGACTCCAGGGCAGTCGGAGATTAAAAAGAGGAAAAGGGAGCAGAAAAGCACGGTGGTTACGCGTTCTAGGGCCTCGAAAAATGTCAATTTTGAGGAGAGCAAGAGCGTTAAGTCAGTGCCGAAAAGACGGGTTTATTATAAGAAGGTTGTGTATGATGGGGGTGAGTTTGAAGTAGGGGATAACGTGTATGTGAGGAGGAGAGAGGATGCGAGTTCGGATGAGGATTTGGATGAAGTGGAGGAATGTAGGGTTTGCTTTAAGTCTGGAAAGGTTTTGATGATTGAGTGTGATGATTGCTTAGGTGGGTTTCATTTGAAATGCTTGAAACCTCCACTGAAGGATGTTCCTGAAGGGGACTGGATTTGCGGGTTTTGTGAGGCTCGCAAGTTGGGTAAAAAGGTCCAGCTTCCGACACCTCCAGAGGGGAAGAAGCTGGTTAGAACATTGAGGGAGAGGCTTCTCTCCAGCGATTTGTGGGCTGCCCACATTGAAAG CATATGGAAAGAAGTAGATGGAAGCTATTGGTGTCGGGTACGTTGGTATATAATCCCAGAAGAGACTGCAACTGGAAGACAACCTCATAATTTGCGGAGAGAAATTTATCGCACAAATGATTTTGCTGACATTGAG ATGGAATCTATTCTTCGACATTGTTTTGTGATGAATCCTAAAGAATATGCCAAAGCAAGCAATGAAGGGGATGATGTTTTTCTATGCGAATATGAATATGATATTCATTGGCACAGCTTCAAGCGTCTTGCTGAAGTTGATGACGGTGAAGGG GATGATGATGAAGCTGGAAGTGATGAAGATTGGAAAGTTGGCAAAGACTTGGACTTTGATTCAGAAGACATGGACTATGACGAGGAAAGCATCAAAAGTATACTAGCTAAACCATTTCGAGCTCATGAGTTGGCTGCA AATTCACAGAAGGGGCGGTTCTTTGGACTTCAAAAGATAGGAATGAAGAAAATCCCAGAGCACGTAAGATGCCACAAGCAGACTGATCTTGAAATAGCAAAGGCAGCACTTCTGCTGTCATCCTTGCCTAAGTCTTTGCCTTGCAGGGATAA AGAAATGTTGGAAATAACTGCATTTATCAAAGATTCTATCTCCGATGATAAGTGTTTGGGACGTTGCCTGTACATTCATGGTGTTCCTGGAACTGGCAAA ACAATGAGTGTGCTAGCAGTAATGAAGAATCTAAGGTCTGAAGTTGATGCCGGAAGTATAAGACCCTACTGTTTTGTGGAGATAAATGGTCTGAAGTTGGCATCACCAGAGAATATCTACAGg GTTATATATGAAGCATTAAGCGGGCACAGAGTTGGTTGGAAAAAGGCTCTCCACTTGCTAAATGAGCGGTTCTCTGAAGGAAAGAAAATTGGTAAAGAGGATGACAAACCTTGTATTCTTCTCATTGATGAACTCGATCTTCTCCTGACCAGAAACCAGTCG GTTCTATACAACATTCTTGACTGGCCTACTAAGCCACACTCAAAGTTAGTTGTAATAG GCATAGCAAATACCATGGATCTTCCTGAGAAGTTGCTTCCTCGTATTTCAAGTCGTATGGGAATCCAAAGGCTTTGCTTTGGCCCCTATAATTACCAACAGCTTCAAGAAATAGTTTCGAGCCGCCTTAAAGGAATTAATGCATTTAAACAACAAGCTATAGAGTTCGCTTCAAGAAAG GTGGCAGCTATTTCAGGGGATGCACGTCGTGCACTGGAGATATGCAGGCGTGCAGCAGAAATCACAGATTATCGACTAAAGAAACTAGCCTCAACCCCTAATGATGCATCTGAAG GAAAAACCCTTGTTGGTATGGCAGAGGTTGAAGCAGCCATCCAAGAAATGTTCCAGGCACCTCATATTCAA GTGATGAAAACTTGTTCCAAACTGAGTAAAGTATTTTTGACTGCTATGGTGTATGAACTGTATAAAACAGGAATGGGAGAAACTACTTTTGAAAAG TTGGCAATGACAGTCTCATGTCTCTGTACCAGCAATGGAGAAGCGTTTCCTGGACATGACACACTATTAAAGATAGG TTGTAAGCTCGGCGAATGCAGAATTATTTTGTGTGAATCAGGAGCAAAGCACAGGTTGCAGAAGTTGCAGCTCAACTTTCCAAG TGACGATGTAGCGTTTGCACTCAAAGACAACAAGGAGCTACCTTGGTTGGCCAAGTATCTCTGA